One region of Hymenobacter sediminicola genomic DNA includes:
- a CDS encoding 2'-5' RNA ligase family protein has protein sequence MLHSTPLILTLALDASSQLFFNELRQRHFPPERNFLQAHLTLFHHLPGSQHDTLCTQIESLTARTEPLPLTVTGVRFLGRGVAYTLENQQLRALHKELQAIWQPDLTPQDLQKLQPHVTVQNKVEPVVARTLHRELSEDFQPFEATGTGLQLWAYRGGPWESLQTFPFQGV, from the coding sequence ATGCTCCATTCTACCCCACTTATTCTTACGCTGGCCCTAGATGCCAGTTCCCAGCTTTTTTTCAACGAGTTGCGGCAGCGCCACTTTCCGCCGGAGCGCAATTTCTTACAGGCGCACCTCACGCTGTTTCATCACCTGCCCGGCTCCCAGCATGATACGCTCTGCACCCAAATAGAATCCCTGACCGCACGCACAGAGCCGCTGCCGCTGACTGTAACCGGGGTGCGGTTTCTGGGGCGCGGTGTGGCGTATACGCTCGAAAACCAGCAACTGCGCGCCTTGCACAAGGAACTGCAGGCTATCTGGCAACCCGACTTGACTCCCCAGGATCTGCAGAAGCTACAGCCACATGTTACGGTCCAGAACAAAGTAGAGCCAGTGGTAGCCCGCACGCTGCACCGGGAGCTTTCGGAAGACTTCCAGCCATTTGAGGCTACCGGAACGGGGCTGCAGCTGTGGGCCTACCGCGGCGGACCCTGGGAATCTTTGCAGACATTTCCTTTCCAAGGAGTGTAG
- a CDS encoding T9SS type A sorting domain-containing protein: MRKTLLAFLLLACGHDLLAQLPTNSFAVTSACPASAGNPSVLQQVNTDGSLTPIGTVTDGTTPIILNALGSDDNNLSVVYGLNVQQPITVSNINTPPNLYRVDLATAQATNLGAVTPPASPGDVTTPTQSGESGFYDARLTLNFIGDGDANSNYYVAGATFRVFYVFDLSFPFPFLRPVRVSDLRLYVGVIPLATFPATPPTWNRLDTSDPATAAVIAGYQAEVQAFLTSNGALPVPEGGIQDWVFDVRSGNLISYLGKDDKFITISTPATNPVGITTQPASPIPTQQNIGSMFTDRDGNIYAVDADGGTIYKIDRLTGNYSGSSYGAAFGCSRGDAVSLPGALPLPVKLKSFSAKASNGSVRINWATASEEHAESFLIQRSRTGTDWQTVQTVKAGNRPAGQSYSALDSAPLAGQSYYRLGMRDTDGSTAYSPAQAVSLTDKLVVQTFPNPATGRFTVLLSAASDAGTSVELLTPTGQLVRRFQPEAGTTSFPFDALGLPDGLYYLRVKQTGSMQTVPIVLVPESSR, encoded by the coding sequence ATGAGAAAAACTCTACTCGCGTTTCTTCTGCTTGCCTGTGGCCATGACCTGCTGGCCCAGCTCCCTACCAACAGTTTTGCCGTGACGTCGGCGTGCCCGGCCAGCGCGGGCAACCCGTCGGTGCTGCAACAGGTGAATACCGACGGCTCGCTCACGCCCATTGGTACCGTAACGGATGGGACTACCCCAATTATTCTAAACGCGCTAGGCTCCGACGATAACAACCTGAGCGTTGTGTATGGCCTGAATGTGCAGCAGCCGATTACGGTAAGCAACATCAATACGCCGCCCAACCTCTACCGCGTAGACCTGGCCACGGCGCAGGCTACCAACTTGGGCGCCGTGACGCCACCCGCTTCGCCCGGCGACGTGACGACCCCGACGCAGTCCGGCGAATCGGGCTTCTATGATGCCCGGCTCACGCTGAATTTCATTGGTGACGGCGACGCCAATTCGAACTATTATGTAGCTGGCGCTACGTTCCGGGTGTTCTACGTGTTCGATTTGTCCTTCCCGTTTCCGTTTTTGCGGCCGGTGCGCGTTTCTGATTTGCGCCTGTATGTAGGCGTAATTCCGCTGGCAACCTTCCCGGCCACGCCCCCCACCTGGAACCGGCTCGATACTTCCGATCCGGCTACGGCAGCTGTTATTGCTGGCTATCAGGCCGAGGTACAGGCTTTTCTGACCAGCAACGGTGCTCTGCCCGTACCAGAAGGCGGCATTCAGGATTGGGTGTTCGATGTCCGTTCAGGCAACCTGATCAGCTACCTCGGGAAGGACGATAAATTTATCACCATCAGCACACCGGCTACCAACCCAGTTGGGATTACTACCCAGCCGGCTTCTCCCATTCCAACGCAGCAGAATATTGGGTCGATGTTTACGGACCGCGACGGCAACATCTATGCTGTCGACGCGGACGGCGGCACCATCTATAAGATTGACCGGCTGACAGGCAATTATTCAGGCAGTTCCTATGGCGCGGCTTTCGGTTGCTCACGCGGCGATGCAGTGAGCCTGCCCGGCGCCCTGCCCCTACCGGTTAAGCTGAAAAGTTTCTCAGCCAAAGCCAGTAACGGGTCGGTCCGCATCAACTGGGCAACGGCTAGCGAGGAGCACGCCGAATCCTTTCTGATTCAGCGCAGCCGCACTGGCACCGACTGGCAGACAGTGCAGACCGTGAAGGCCGGCAACCGCCCGGCCGGCCAGAGCTACAGTGCACTGGATTCTGCCCCATTGGCCGGCCAGTCGTATTACCGGCTGGGCATGCGCGACACGGATGGTAGCACCGCCTACTCGCCCGCACAGGCCGTTTCTCTGACCGATAAGCTGGTGGTTCAGACCTTCCCGAACCCTGCCACCGGCCGCTTTACCGTACTCCTTTCCGCGGCCAGCGACGCGGGCACCAGTGTTGAACTACTTACCCCAACGGGCCAGTTGGTGCGGCGCTTTCAGCCGGAAGCCGGCACTACTTCCTTCCCGTTTGATGCCCTGGGACTTCCCGATGGCCTCTACTACCTGCGTGTAAAGCAGACCGGAAGCATGCAGACAGTTCCGATAGTGCTGGTGCCGGAGAGCAGCCGATAA
- a CDS encoding PhzF family phenazine biosynthesis protein, translating into MTLPIYQVDAFSARPFAGNPAAVCPLSEWLPAETMQAIAAENNLAETAFFVPRQGHEYEIRWFTPAVEVELCGHATLASAHVLHQHLGFQGEEIVFHSQSGPLRVLRETDGRLTLDFPSRPPQPLAGHPDGLADGLRATPLHVLAGPDLIAVFNSEAEVRALRPDQARLAQIEYRGIIATAPAADPETDFVSRFFGPRVGVPEDPVTGSAHTTLIPYWAARLGKTTLKARQVSARGGELWCELLEERVHISGYAVTYLRGEIEV; encoded by the coding sequence ATGACCCTTCCTATCTATCAGGTCGATGCTTTTTCGGCCCGGCCTTTTGCCGGCAACCCGGCCGCTGTGTGTCCTTTAAGCGAATGGCTGCCCGCCGAAACCATGCAGGCCATTGCCGCCGAAAACAACCTTGCCGAAACTGCCTTCTTCGTGCCCAGGCAGGGCCACGAGTACGAAATCCGGTGGTTTACGCCGGCAGTGGAAGTGGAGCTATGCGGACACGCCACGCTGGCATCCGCGCACGTGTTGCACCAGCATCTGGGGTTTCAGGGCGAGGAAATAGTGTTTCATTCGCAGAGCGGCCCGCTCCGGGTGCTGCGCGAAACTGACGGCCGCCTCACCCTGGACTTCCCCAGCCGGCCGCCTCAGCCTCTCGCGGGCCACCCCGATGGCCTCGCCGACGGCCTGCGGGCCACGCCGCTGCACGTGCTGGCTGGCCCCGACCTGATAGCCGTGTTCAACTCCGAAGCCGAAGTGCGTGCTTTGCGCCCCGACCAAGCGCGGCTGGCTCAGATAGAATACCGCGGCATCATTGCCACGGCCCCCGCCGCCGATCCGGAAACCGACTTCGTGTCGCGCTTTTTCGGTCCGCGGGTGGGCGTGCCCGAAGACCCGGTTACCGGCTCAGCGCATACCACGCTCATCCCGTATTGGGCCGCACGGCTGGGCAAAACCACGCTCAAAGCCCGGCAGGTATCGGCGCGAGGCGGGGAGTTGTGGTGTGAGCTGCTGGAAGAGCGGGTGCACATCAGCGGCTACGCCGTAACGTATCTGCGCGGAGAAATTGAGGTGTGA
- the hutI gene encoding imidazolonepropionase, with amino-acid sequence MPYTLLIRNCGQLLTLSGAATGQPLTGTALHDWQVLTDAYVACAHDRIVALGPMAELDAAQIGPGTRVLDAGGRVVMPGLVECHTHLVFGGNRAHEFQRKLQGESYLDILASGGGILSTVRATRAASEAELLANALHHLAGFRRYGITTVEAKSGYGLDAETELRLVRVAQEAGRQQPARVVPTFLGAHVPGPEYKGRPAEYLQMLANEVLPQLDPAEVPFVDIFCEEGAFSVKESRQFLEQAREQGFQLKIHAEQLHDLGGAAMAATLGAISVDHCDYLSEADAARIAANGRTVVVLLPLVPLFLRQEVYAPGRRLIKAGVPVAISTDFNPGSCPSKNLWLALSVACLKMGLTPKEALAAATLNAAWALNLQTEIGSLEPGKRADLLILDVQDYEEIPYWLGENPVQQVVIGGEVQDSE; translated from the coding sequence ATGCCTTACACGCTTCTTATTCGCAATTGTGGCCAGTTACTCACGCTGAGCGGGGCTGCCACCGGCCAGCCGCTTACCGGCACTGCTCTGCACGACTGGCAGGTGCTGACCGATGCCTATGTGGCCTGCGCGCATGACCGAATCGTGGCGCTAGGGCCTATGGCGGAGTTGGACGCCGCCCAGATAGGGCCCGGCACGCGCGTGCTCGATGCGGGCGGGCGCGTGGTAATGCCGGGGCTGGTAGAGTGCCATACGCATCTGGTATTTGGCGGCAACAGAGCCCATGAGTTCCAGCGGAAGCTGCAGGGCGAGTCGTATCTGGATATTCTGGCCAGTGGCGGCGGCATCTTGAGCACCGTACGTGCTACGCGCGCCGCCTCTGAGGCGGAGTTGCTCGCCAACGCGCTGCACCATCTGGCAGGCTTCCGGCGCTATGGCATCACGACAGTGGAAGCCAAAAGCGGCTACGGCTTGGATGCCGAGACGGAGCTGCGGCTGGTGCGGGTGGCGCAGGAGGCCGGCCGGCAGCAGCCGGCGCGGGTGGTGCCCACGTTTCTGGGGGCGCACGTGCCTGGCCCCGAGTACAAAGGCCGCCCCGCCGAGTATCTGCAAATGCTGGCCAATGAAGTGCTGCCGCAACTCGACCCAGCGGAAGTCCCCTTCGTGGATATCTTCTGTGAGGAAGGCGCATTCAGTGTGAAGGAGTCGCGGCAGTTTCTGGAGCAAGCTCGCGAGCAGGGGTTCCAGCTGAAAATACATGCCGAGCAACTCCATGACTTGGGCGGCGCGGCTATGGCCGCTACGCTGGGCGCCATCAGCGTGGATCATTGCGACTACCTCAGCGAGGCCGATGCGGCGCGTATTGCAGCCAACGGCCGGACGGTGGTAGTACTGCTGCCGCTGGTGCCGCTGTTTCTGCGCCAGGAGGTGTACGCGCCCGGACGCCGCCTCATCAAGGCGGGTGTCCCCGTTGCCATTAGCACCGATTTCAACCCCGGTTCCTGTCCCAGCAAAAACCTGTGGCTAGCCCTGTCAGTAGCCTGCCTCAAAATGGGCCTCACTCCCAAAGAAGCCTTGGCGGCAGCCACGCTTAATGCGGCTTGGGCTCTCAACCTGCAAACCGAAATCGGCAGCCTAGAGCCCGGCAAGCGCGCCGACCTGCTCATCCTTGATGTGCAGGACTACGAGGAAATTCCGTACTGGCTGGGCGAAAACCCAGTGCAGCAAGTAGTGATAGGGGGAGAAGTGCAGGATTCAGAATAA
- a CDS encoding aldehyde dehydrogenase family protein — protein MPKIISPQVEFSSLLSQMKAVTPEVFGQDGQFLNLLEGRWQEPGKPRPFTSPIDGTELGSLPMLDHATALRAVQAAKKEAAEWAKVDLDERKRRVQDCLDQLRQQVELTGKLIMWEIGKTYKLGFTDIDRAIEGVQWYVDNIEGMLGNRKPLGLVSNIASWNYPMSVLLHAVLVQALCGNSVIAKTPTDGGFISLSLTFAIARRCGLPVTLVSGSGGELSDVLVKNDAVDCLSFVGGRYNGRNIADALSSEHKRYMLEMEGVNTYGVWNFSDWDGLSDQLKKGYDYGKQRCTAYVRFVVERRLFPQFVETYWNTIKSLKVGNPTLVDSADDKLPDLAFGPVINKAQAEDLDRLYADALKTGATPIFEGKLDDSLFLPGQDRSAYRAPRALVNLPRQSELYFKEPFGPIDSIVLVDRVEELVGEMNISNGALVGALASDDEKWAKRTAKEVRAFKMGINKLRSRGDREEVFGGLGESWKGAFVGGALLVEAVTEGDKPVLGNYEDAILLPEKI, from the coding sequence ATGCCTAAAATCATTTCGCCCCAGGTCGAGTTCAGCAGCTTGCTGAGCCAGATGAAAGCCGTAACGCCGGAAGTTTTCGGCCAAGATGGTCAGTTTCTGAACCTGCTGGAAGGCCGCTGGCAGGAGCCTGGCAAGCCCCGCCCGTTCACGTCGCCCATTGATGGCACCGAACTCGGCAGTCTGCCCATGCTCGACCATGCTACCGCGCTGCGCGCCGTGCAGGCCGCCAAGAAGGAAGCCGCCGAATGGGCCAAAGTAGACCTGGATGAGCGCAAGCGCCGGGTGCAGGACTGCCTCGACCAGCTGCGCCAGCAGGTAGAGCTGACCGGCAAGCTTATCATGTGGGAAATCGGCAAAACCTATAAGCTGGGCTTTACTGACATTGACCGCGCCATTGAAGGCGTGCAGTGGTACGTCGATAACATCGAAGGCATGCTGGGCAACCGCAAGCCGCTGGGCCTAGTGAGCAACATTGCCTCCTGGAACTACCCCATGTCGGTGCTGCTGCACGCGGTGCTGGTGCAGGCACTGTGCGGCAACTCGGTCATCGCCAAAACGCCGACTGATGGCGGCTTCATCTCTTTGAGCCTGACGTTTGCCATTGCGCGCCGCTGCGGCCTGCCCGTGACGCTCGTGAGCGGCTCGGGCGGCGAGCTGAGCGACGTGCTGGTGAAAAATGACGCCGTAGATTGCCTCAGCTTCGTGGGTGGACGCTACAACGGCCGCAACATTGCCGACGCGCTTAGTTCGGAGCACAAGCGCTACATGCTGGAAATGGAAGGCGTGAACACCTACGGTGTATGGAATTTCAGTGACTGGGATGGCCTTTCTGACCAGCTCAAGAAGGGCTACGACTACGGCAAGCAGCGCTGCACGGCCTACGTGCGCTTCGTGGTGGAGCGCCGGTTGTTCCCGCAGTTCGTGGAAACCTACTGGAACACCATCAAAAGCCTGAAAGTGGGTAACCCCACGCTCGTAGACAGCGCCGACGACAAGCTACCGGACCTGGCGTTTGGCCCGGTCATCAACAAAGCCCAGGCCGAGGACCTGGACCGTCTCTATGCTGATGCGCTGAAAACCGGCGCCACGCCCATCTTCGAAGGCAAGCTCGACGACAGCCTGTTTCTGCCCGGTCAGGACCGCTCGGCGTACCGCGCGCCCCGTGCCCTTGTAAATCTGCCCCGCCAGAGCGAGCTATACTTCAAAGAGCCGTTTGGCCCCATCGACAGCATTGTGCTGGTAGACAGGGTAGAGGAATTGGTGGGCGAAATGAATATCAGCAACGGGGCCTTGGTGGGTGCCCTGGCCTCCGACGACGAGAAGTGGGCCAAGCGCACCGCCAAGGAAGTCCGCGCCTTTAAGATGGGCATCAACAAGCTCCGTTCGCGCGGCGACCGGGAAGAGGTGTTCGGTGGCCTCGGTGAGTCGTGGAAAGGCGCTTTCGTGGGTGGTGCGCTGCTGGTAGAAGCCGTGACGGAAGGCGACAAGCCGGTGCTGGGCAACTACGAAGACGCTATTCTGCTGCCGGAGAAAATCTAG